A region from the Strix uralensis isolate ZFMK-TIS-50842 chromosome 24, bStrUra1, whole genome shotgun sequence genome encodes:
- the LOC141954328 gene encoding receptor-type tyrosine-protein phosphatase V-like isoform X4 — protein MTPPLLPLLVLWVPGLLGTLAEGKGCNRTEQAGMEGQDAHSDRGPSPVRNLSLSSGGSSAVLHASWAHALGQRDGYHLALYHSESQTLVRNASILPNASTFLFDGLLAGSEYALKVSTLSGSGQASTSIHQWTAPSIPTQLRLSPGSSTSLIASWAGAAGAAWLHLALHNLLTQTVTTTLSARRGLISYTFQHLHPGTQYWLGLSATAGPYTVRGPNATAWTYPLSPGNVTLSSAEEQSSLEARWSTPAGERDFYLVTLQEGEDGALTRNISVSGDNDRVTFHGLSPGKQYSVQVTAVAGPYRASAHSTAAWTQPLAPSGVSLSSQGSPYSLLASWEEAMGEGYVLALSPVEHPVKNSSLLRGVTNFTYEGVRPGTLYTFEVSTVAGPYTSSPQRITNWTYPLPLEQLTLSNQGHSTSLHASWRAAPASSTGYTGTLWETKSHKSVRNMTVGNNWTNVTFEDLVPGRQYTLEMAAMAGPYRSPVRSATDWTYPLAPAGVTLTNTRRPLGLSAFWDKAAGDVDQFHLQLYSKNHPAQRNISVGPNTHNFTFLGLSPGIQYFLKVTVLAGPYRSSSHFATEWTYPLSLANVSVQPGRRPQELHVSWVESGGGRDHLVQLSVAESLSIIRNVSIPRGVTQLDLEGLVPGSRYRVEIISQAGPHRTSSQTAIGYTVPLPPLSLSASPVSTAWALAVHWETPPGQRDGYLLSIHEEGASAPARSMEAGKDSTNVTLAGLEPGTCYLVRIWAVAGPYRSLPKNVTGCTVPAAPTNVSLTNPDSCSELYMSWNKPAGRRDHYRVNLYSLSTQSRDQVQTLSPDAQNITWTHLEAGSRFAVQVTAVKGSFEASSTNVTQWTHPLAPANFTLGSPSASMLQASWAAVGRGAEGYLVDVYDTASSSRMGHTVLGGDARSHIFRNLSPGTRYSVAVRATAGPFHTSTPNLTHCTRPLPPAAVHWLSTGHSDRLSTSWEAAAGGRDGYTLTLYRAWLGTVAATASLGRDTHNFTFMGLTPGYEYSLEASATAGPYQAAAPNISGWTRPLPPAAVRLLSMGHPDRLSASWRAAAGGREGYALTLYHARLGTMAATTSLGRDTHNFTFTRLAPGSKYVLEVVSVAGSYRAPAGNVSNWTYPLAPRNVYMTNQGYPNRLSVSWRAEPQGQDSYRLLLYHSGSGIVAGNVSVGKGTSKFTFSGLAPGHKYLLEVVSVAGPYAASAGNISDWTTPSIPKNLSVVAEGNNTMLISWDSVSGEQDECQLWLRDPRNSTLPRRHALSRGQVQHLLQGLIPGRNYSVSLSCVAGPYWSSTKPLAVPMEPNPVEDVQCLPESRSLYLNWTSSPGDVEAYEVVTERLSDGPPTSKYVMSIPTSKASLEGLGPNSSYRITVSTVGMNAMRSQAVTLLCNTTVEALPPPLQADIFQVEASSTVIISSDLFSEENGQIEYYGVVATTNDSLLRPTQEIMSSTWYDHYYGTEDSYLAVLIPNPFHPSPRSSTETWRVPVGTEECGQSRATCNGKLKANEQYSCWIRCRCNSTLNANNRWNHRGICLDTCSYFCFGLLETAQSKENQEEKSAPGNGDLQLEVLQVSRLGCLIGHLTGLPDLPIAKASFPLDFISCRNVHRPIPIQNFKQYYEMKTASANHAFFQEFEELKEVGKEQPKVEAELPANVSKNRYPHVLPYDHSRVKLSKLGEDPHSDYINANFMPGYTSQQEFIATQGPLKKTIEDFWRLVWEQNVCNIIMLTVCMENGRVLCDHYWPSESAPVSYGQVRVHLLMQSSSEEWTMREFKLWHEGLQAERHVSHLHYTAWPDHGIPESTTSIMTFRELVREHIQSTKDAGPTLVHCSAGVGRTGTFIALDRLLQQMKQEKVVDTFGVVYALRMNRYLMIQTLSQYIFLHSCILEKILEEPLLSLSQTERSCPIPLKSFAQHYAQKAAKSRVGFLREYETLLEVVKEEASSATPSSGNQQTRPSSSILPYDRSRVKFSLLEQGPFSGLLQVWRVPGCSSSREYLAVQGPDKLTMEDFWTLVWEQDVHTILTLLPWQEKGEVASEACWPLEGDSLCTKMLTIQCGAEKLVYGWKCIQLKIKHEKKAKERQVQRFLYTLWSSKKQPDVQSLVELLTAVRRCMPHRKRAGPLLLHCSGGVSQMGTVISLDCLLHQMKAERIVDVYGVTLQLTRSCCLMTPTLDQYMFLYTCIRDIITQKQP, from the exons ATgacaccgccgctgctgccgctgcttgTCCTGTGGGTGCCGGGGCTCCTGGGAACGCTGGCAGAG GGCAAGGGATGCAACCGAACAGAacaggcagggatggagggacAGGATGCACACAGTGATAGAG GTCCTTCACCCGTCCGCAACCTGAGCCTGAGCAGTGGTGGGAGCTCTGCCGTGCTGCACGCCTCCTGGGCGCATGCCCTTGGTCAGCGAGATGGCTACCACCTTGCCCTCTACCACAGCGAATCCCAGACGCTGGTGAGAAATGCTTCCATCCTGCCAAATGCCTCCACATTCCTGTTTGACGGGTTGCTGGCTGGCAGCGAGTACGCCCTGAAGGTCAGCACACTGTCTGGATCCGGCCAGGCGAGCACCAGTATCCACCAGTGGACAG CTCCCTCCATTCCCACCCAGCTGAGGCTCAGCCCAGGCTCCAGCACAAGCCTCATCGCCTCCTGGGCGGGTGCTGCGGGAGCTGCTTGGCTCCACCTCGCACTCCACAACCTCCTCACCCAGACGGTGACCACGACCCTGTCAGCCAGGAGGGGTCTCATCAGCTACACCTTCCAGCATCTCCACCCTGGCACCCAGTACTGGCTGGGGCTGAGCGCCACAGCTGGGCCCTACACCGTGAGGGGACCCAACGCTACTGCTTGGACAT aCCCCCTGAGCCCTGGCAATGTGACGCTGAGCagtgcagaggagcagagctccTTGGAGGCTCGCTGGAGCACCCCAGCAGGAGAGAGGGACTTCTACCTGGTGAcactgcaggagggagaggaCGGTGCTCTGACGAGGAACATCTCTGTCAGTGGAGACAACGATCGTGTCACCTTCCACGGGCTGAGCCCCGGGAAGCAATACTCTGTCCAGGTGACAGCGGTGGCTGGACCTTACCGGGCATCAGCCCACAGTACAGCAGCCTGGACAC AGCCGCTAGCACCATCTGGTGTGAGTCTGTCGAGCCAAGGGAGCCCCTACAGCCTACTAGCTAGCTGGGAGGAGGCAATGGGAGAGGGCTACgtgctggccctcagccctgtgGAGCACCCTGTGAAGAACAGCTCGCTGCTCAGAGGTGTCACCAACTTCACCTATGAGGGCGTCCGCCCTGGGACACTCTACACCTTTGAGGTCAGCACTGTGGCTGGCCCCTACACATCCTCACCCCAGCGCATCACCAACTGGACAT ATCCTCTGCCCCTGGAGCAGCTGACCCTCAGCAATCAGGGCCACAGTACCTCTCTGCATGCCTCCTGGAGAGCAGCTCCTGCTAGCAGCACCGGCTACACAGGCACCCTCTGGGAAACCAAGTCCCACAAGTCGGTCAGGAACATGACTGTGGGGAACAACTGGACTAATGTCACCTTTGAGGACTTGGTTCCTGGGCGACAGTATACGCTAGAGATGGCTGCTATGGCTGGACCTTACAGATCCCCTGTGAGATCAGCCACAGACTGGACAT ACCCCCTGGCTCCGGCCGGCGTGACCCTGACCAACACCCGACGCCCGCTGGGACTCTCTGCCTTCTGGGACAAGGCTGCTGGTGATGTGGACCAGTTCCACCTCCAGCTCTACAGCAAGAACCATCCAGCACAGAGGAACATCTCCGTGGGGCCAAACACCCACAACTTCACATTCCTGGGACTTTCCCCTGGCATTCAGTACTTCCTGAAGGTGACCGTCCTTGCTGGACCATACAGATCTTCGTCACACTTTGCCACTGAGTGGACAT ATCCACTGTCTCTGGCTAATGTGAGTGTACAGCCTGGCCGGAGACCCCAGGAGCTACATGTGAGCTGGGTGGAGTCAGGTGGTGGCAGAGACCACTTGGTACAGCTCTCGGTGGCCGAGTCCCTGTCCATCATCAGGAATGTGTCCATCCCCCGTGGAGTCACCCAGCTTGACCTGGAGGGGCTGGTGCCAGGGTCCCGATACCGCGTGGAGATCATTTCTCAGGCTGGGCCTCATCGCACCTCCTCTCAGACTGCCATTGGCTACACTG TCCCGCTGCCTCCTCTTTCCCTGTCGGCAAGCCCTGTCAGCACTGCGTGGGCTCTGGCTGTGCACTGGGAGACACCTCCTGGGCAGAGGGATGGATACCTGCTCAGCATACACGAGGAGGGCGCTTCTGCACCAGCAAGGAGCATGGAAGCAGGGAAGGACAGCACCAATGTCACCCTGGCAGGGCTGGAACCAGGAACTTGCTACCTTGTTCGGATCTGGGCAGTAGCTGGACCCTACCGCTCCCTCCCCAAGAATGTCACTGGCTGCACAG TTCCAGCCGCACCAACAAACGTGAGCCTTACCAACCCAGACAGCTGCTCAGAGCTTTACATGAGCTGGAACAAgcctgctggcaggagggaccaCTACCGTGTTAATTTGTATAGCCTCAGCACCCAGAGCAGGGATCAGGTTCAGACCTTGAGTCCAGATGCCCAGAACATCACCTGGACTCACTTGGAGGCAGGCAGCAGGTTTGCTGTGCAGGTCACTGCTGTGAAAGGCTCATTTGAAGCCTCCTCCACCAATGTCACCCAATGGACAC ATCCCTTGGCCCCTGCCAACTTCACCCTGGGCAGCCCCTCTGCCTCTATGCTGCAGGCCtcctgggcagcagtggggcgAGGAGCAGAAGGCTACCTGGTGGATGTCTATGACACAGCCTCCAGCAGTCGCATGGGGCACACGGTGCTGGGCGGGGATGCCAGGAGTCACATCTTCAGGAACCTGAGCCCCGGCACCCGCTACAGCGTGGCAGTGAGGGCCACAGCTGGGCCCTTCCACACCAGCACCCCCAACCTCACCCACTGCACAC GCCCACTGCCCCCGGCCGCTGTGCACTGGCTGAGCACGGGGCACTCTGACAGGTTGAGCACATCCTGGGAAGCCGCGGCCGGGGGGCGAGATGGCTACACACTGACCCTGTATCGTGCCTGGCTGGGCACCGTGGCAGCTACAGCCTCACTTGGGAGAGACACCCACAACTTCACCTTCATGGGCCTGACCCCAGGATACGAGTACTCCCTGGAAGCCAGTGCCACAGCTGGACCATATCAGGCAGCAGCACCCAACATCAGTGGCTGGACAC GCCCCCTGCCCCCGGCTGCTGTGCGCTTGCTGAGCATGGGGCACCCCGACAGGCTGAGCGCGTCCTGGAGAGCCGCAGCTGGGGGGCGAGAAGGCTACGCACTGACCCTGTACCATGCACGGCTGGGCACCATGGCAGCTACGACCTCACTTGGGAGAGACACCCACAACTTCACCTTCACAAGACTGGCCCCAGGAAGCAAGTATGTGCTGGAGGTGGTGTCTGTGGCAGGGTCCTACCGGGCACCTGCAGGGAATGTCAGCAACTGGACAT ACCCCCTGGCACCCCGAAATGTGTACATGACGAACCAGGGGTATCCCAACAGGCTGAGCGTGTCCTGGCGAGCTGAACCCCAGGGACAAGACAGTTACAGGCTCCTCCTGTATCATTCGGGATCAGGTATTGTGGCAGGCAATGTATCTGTTGGGAAAGGCACCAGCAAATTCACCTTTTCTGGCCTGGCTCCAGGACACAAATACCTGCTGGAAGTGGTGTCTGTGGCAGGGCCCTACGCAGCCTCTGCGGGGAACATCAGCGACTGGACAA CCCCCTCAATTCCCAAAAATCTCTCTGTGGTGGCTGAAGGGAACAACACAATGCTCATCTCCTGGGACAGTGTTTCTGGAGAGCAGGACGAGTGCCAGCTGTGGCTGCGGGATCCCAGGAACAGCACGCTGCCCCGGCGGCATGCCCTCAGCAGAGGGCAAGTCCAGCACCTCCTCCAGGGGCTGATCCCAGGGAGGAACTACTCTGTCTCCTTGAGCTGTGTGGCCGGGCCCTACTGGAGCAGCACCAAGCCCCTGGCAGTGCCAATGG AGCCAAACCCTGTGGAGGATGTGCAATGCCTACCAGAGTCAAGGAGTCTATATTTGAACTGGACAAGCTCGCCTGGAGATGTGGAGGCTTATGAGGTGGTGACAGAGAGACTCTCTGATGGACCTCCCACCTCCAAGTATGTCATGAGCATCCCTACAAGCAAGGCCAGtctggaggggctggggccaAACTCGTCCTACCGAATCACTGTGAGCACAGTGGGCATGAACGCAATGAGGAGCCAGGCTGTGACTCTTCTCTGCAACACAACAGTGGAGG CCCTGCCTCCACCCCTGCAAGCAGACATCTTCCAGGTGGAGGCCAGCTCCACAGTTATCATTTCATCCGACCTGTTCAGCGAGGAGAATGGCCAGATTGAGTATTATGGTGTCGTCGCTACCACTAATGATTCAT TGCTGAGGCCCACCCAGGAAATCATGTCCAGCACATGGTATGACCACTATTACGGGACAGAGGACTCCTACTTGGCTGTGCTAATCCCCAATCCCTTCCATCCGAGCCCCAGGAGCTCCACCGAAACCTGGCGAGTGCCAGTGGGAACAGAGGAGTGTGGCCAGTCCAGGGCAACGTGCAATGGGAAACTGAAAGCCAATGAACAGTACAG CTGCTGGATCAGGTGCAGATGCAACTCCACTCTCAATGCCAATAATCGCTGGAATCATCGTGGGATTTGTCTTGACACTTGCAGCTATTTTTGCTTTGGTCTACTGGAAACAGCTCAGAGCAAAGAG AACCAAGAAGAGAAGTCTGCCCCAGGAAATGGAGACCTACAGCTTGAG GTACTGCAGGTCTCAAGGCTGGGCTGTCTCATTGGCCACCTGACTGGCCTGCCAGACCTCCCAATAGCTAAGGCAAGTTTTCCTCTGGACTTCATTTCATGCAGAAACGTCCATCGGCCAATTCCCATACAGAACTTCAAGCAGTACTATGAGATGAAGACAGCAAGTGCTAACCACGCTTTTTTCCAGGAGTTTGAG GAGCTGAAGGAAGTTGGGAAGGAGCAGCCAAAGGTGGAGGCTGAGCTACCAGCGAATGTCTCCAAGAACAGATATCCCCACGTGCTGCCCT ATGATCACTCTCGGGTCAAGCTGAGCAAACTGGGGGAGGACCCACACTCAGACTACATCAATGCCAACTTTATGCCT GGCTATACATCCCAGCAGGAGTTCATTGCCACCCAGGGGCCCCTGAAGAAAACGATAGAAGACTTCTGGAGGCTGGTGTGGGAGCAAAACGTCTGCAACATCATCATGCTGACAGTGTGCATGGAGAATGGGCGG GTCCTCTGTGATCATTACTGGCCGTCAGAATCTGCCCCAGTCTCCTACGGGCAGGTCCGGGTCCACCTGCTGATGCAGAGCAGCTCCGAGGAGTGGACCATGCGCGAGTTCAAACTGTGGCAT GAGGGTCTCCAGGCAGAGCGGCACGTGTCCCACCTGCACTACACAGCGTGGCCTGACCATGGGATTCCAGAGTCCACAACTTCCATTATGACCTTCAGAGAGCTGGTCCGGGAGCACATCCAGAGCACCAAGGATGCGGGGCCGACCCTTGTGCACTGCAG CGCTGGGGTGGGCCGCACGGGCACCTTCATCGCCCTGGACCGGCTGCTGCAGCAGATGAAGCAGGAGAAGGTGGTGGACACATTTGGGGTTGTTTATGCCTTGCGGATGAACCGTTACCTGATGATTCAGACTCTG TCCCAGTATATTTTCCTGCACAGTTGTATCCTGGAGAAGATCTTGGAAGAACCACTCCTGAGTTTATCACAGACAGAGAG gtcctgccccatcccactgAAAAGCTTTGCTCAGCACTACGCCCAGAAGGCGGCCAAGTCCCGTGTGGGCTTCCTGAGGGAGTATGAG ACTCTTCTAGAGGTTGTCAAGGAAGAAGCCAGCTCTGCAACACCATCTTCAGGCAACCAGCAGACACGGCCATCTTCCAGTATCCTCCCAT ATGATCGCTCCAGAGTGAAGTTTTCCCTGCTGGAACAGGGCCCTTTCTCAGGTCTTCTGCAGGTGTGGCGTGTCCCG